Below is a window of Ruegeria sp. THAF33 DNA.
ACCAGCAGTGCTAACAGTGGTTGGTGTGGTGCGAACAACGTCGTAGCTGCCTGTACGGTCTTCAACGTAGCCAATACCAAAACGGCCGTAACCGCTGAAGTTAACTTCAGCTGCTGCAACGCCTGCGGTCGCGATCAGCGCCGTCGATGCGAAGAGAACTTTTTTCATCTTGTTTCCCTCGGTTTCATTCAAAAGAGTTATCTACTCGACACATGCCTCGGCATATGTCTCAGCACGGACACCGTTTCGCTCTTTTTGCCCCCATTGCGCAAGCTTGGCATAAACCCGGTCACGTCATTGGGGTCAGATTGGTGCAAGGATGCCACAGTTCGTTTTTGCCCGGATCAGGCTGACACGCTTACATTTCAGAAGAATAGGCTTGTTGCAGCGAGGGTCCTTGGCTAGGAGTATGCCCTGAATACTGCACAACAAGTGAAACAGGACCTGCTGACAATGCGCCTGCCTACGATTTTGGGATTAATCATGCTGACCACCACTATTGCGGCATGCGGGCAGAATCGAAGCACTTCGACTTATTCCCCCAATCCCGCCAGCGGTAATTCCGATGAACGCGAGTTGAACGACCCTGAACGTACCACGCTTTGGGACATTTTCGATCGCAGCACGGCCGAGCAGACCACCAATGTAAACCGGTACTTGTGGGCAGCTTCTCTGGACATATTGAACTTCTTGCCTGTGCAGGAGGTCGATCCGTTTACCGGAGTGATCGTAACGGGTTACGGCACTCCTCCGGGCGGAGGACGGTCATACAGGGCGACCGTACACATCAGTGATCCGGCGCTTGCGGCGCGGTCTTTGTCCGTCGCCCTGCAATCCAGCGGAGGCGCCCCGGTAAGCGCGGCAACAACCCGCGCGGTGGAGGATGCGATTCTGTCCCGCGCGCGTCAGCTGCGTATCGCGGACAACAAGTTCTAGCACTCCGCCGAAAATCACACTAATACCACGCCGGGTTCCTACCCGGCGTTTTCATTCACGAAGGACCGCACAATGTCGCGCTATTCGGCCACCGAAATCGAAGCAAAATGGCAAGAAGCCTGGGACAAGGCAGGTATCTTCACCGCCAACCACAAGGCGGACAAGCCGAAATACTATGTGCTTGAGATGTTCCCCTACCCGTCCGGCCGAATCCATATGGGGCATGTGCGCAACTATACGATGGGCGACGTCATCGCGCGGCACAAGCTGGCCACCGGGCACAATGTTCTGCACCCCATGGGCTGGGACGCGTTCGGAATGCCGGCGGAAAACGCTGCCATGGCGATCGGCGGCCACCCCAAAGAGTGGACTTACGGCAATATCGCCGACATGCGCGCCCAGATGAAGCCGCTGGGCCTGTCGATCGACTGGTCCCGTGAATTCGCCACATGTGATCCGGAATACTATGGCCAGCAGCAGGCGCTGTTCCTCGACATGCTCGAGGCCGGGCTGGTCTATCGCAAGAACGCCGTGGTCAACTGGGATCCGGTGGACATGACCGTTCTGGCCAATGAACAGGTGGAAAACGGGCGCGGCTGGCGCTCGGGTGCGCTGGTGGAACGGCGCGAGCTGACGCAGTGGTTCTTCAAGATCTCGGATTATTCCGAAGAACTGCTGAACGCTCTGGACACGCTGGAAAACTGGCCCGCCAAGGTTCGGCTGATGCAGGAAAACTGGATCGGCAAGTCGCGCGGCCTGCAATTCGGGTTCGAACGCACCGATGGTGGGGAACCGATCACTGTCTACACGACGCGCCCCGACACGCTGCTGGGCGCGTCCTTCGTGGGGATTTCGCCCGATCACCCGATCGCCAAACAGCTTGAGGCCGAAAACCCGGAAGTCGCTGAATTCGTTGCCGAATGCCGCAAGGGCGGCACCACAGAAGAGGCCATCGAAACTGGCGAAAAGCTGGGTTTCGATACCGGCATCCGCGTCAAGCACCCGCTGGACCCGAACTGGGAACTGCCTGTCTGGATCGCCAATTTCATCCTGATGGATTACGGCACCGGTGCGATCTTCGCCTGCCCGGCCCATGACCAGCGCGACCTTGATTTCTGCCGCAAATACGATCTGCCGGTGATCGATACGTTCTTTGCGCTGGACGACGACACGCCGGTCGACAAGATCGCCTTTGTCCCGCCAAAGACCGAGAAAGTCCGCTGGGTGAACCATTTCGCAGGCTTGACCGAAGCAACCGGAGAAGAAGCGATCAACACCACCATCGATTTCGCCGAAAAAGCCGGTTGGGGCGAAGGGGTCACGAAATATCGCCTGCGAGACTGGGGCTTGAGCCGTCAGCGCTATTGGGGTTGTCCGATTCCTGTCGTTCACTGCGAAAGCTGTGGTGTGGTCCCTGAAAAGAAAGAGAACCTTCCGGTTCGCCTGCCCGATGATGTCACCTTCGACAAACCGGGCAACCCGCTGGACCGCCACCCGACCTGGCGCGACTGCGCCTGCCCAAACTGTGGCGCCCCTGCCAAGCGCGAGACCGACACGATGGACACATTCGTGGATTCGTCATGGTATTTCGCCCGGTTCACCGCTCCGCGCGCGGAAACGCCCACCGATCTGGCCGAGGCGGAATACTGGATGAATGTAGACCAGTATATCGGCGGGATCGAACACGCGATTCTGCACCTGCTGTATTCGCGGTTCTTCGCCCGCGCGATGAACATCACCGGGCATTTGCCGGACAAAGCCATCGAACCCTTCGACGCGCTGTTCACGCAGGGCATGGTGACGCACGAGATCTACCAGACCCGCGATGCCAACGGTCGTCCGGTCTTTCACCTGCCCGAGGAGGTCACAGACGGAAAACTGGCTGACGGCACACAGGTCGAGATCATCCCATCGGCCAAAATGTCAAAGTCCAAGAAGAACGTTGTCGACCCGGTCAGCATCATCTCGGCCTTCGGCGCCGATACCGCGCGCTGGTTCGTGCTGTCCGATTCGCCACCCGAACGGGACGTGGAATGGACGGCTGCGGGGGCCGAGGCCGCGTACAAGCATCTCAACCGTGTCTGGAATCTCTGCGACAAGATCGGCGCCATGGACCCGAACGCCACGGGTGAAGGCGATGAGGAACTGCTGCGCGAGATGCACAAAACCATCCGCGATGTGACATTGGGTGTTGAAAGCTTTGGCTTCAACGCGGCCATCGCCAAGCTTTATGCCTTCACCAACACGCTGGCGAAATCCAAGGCAGGTGCTGCGGCCCAAAAGCAGGCCATCAAAACGCTGGCACAGCTGATGTCGCCGATGACACCACATCTGGCGGAAGATATTTGGGCCCATCAGGGCGGCGAAGGCCTTGTGGCCGTTGCGCCATGGCCCGTCGCCGACGAGGCAATGCTGGTTGATGACACTGTCACCTTGCCGATTCAGATCAACGGCAAGCGTCGCGCGGAAATCAGCGTGGCCAAGGATCTGGACAAAGCCGAGGTTGAAAAAATTGCGCTCAGCACCGAAGCTGTTCAAAAGGCGCTGGAAGGGAATGCGCCGAAGAAAGTGATCGTCGTTCCGGGCCGGATTGTGAATGTTGTCGTTTGATCGCAGAACGTTTTTGCTGATGCCGCTGGCGCTGGCCGCCTGCGGCTTTGAGCCCGTCTATGCACCTGGCGGATCGGGTTCGGCCTTGTATGGCCGCGTCGAGGTGTCGGCGCCCAACACCGTGGAAAGCTATTTGCTGGTCCAAAATCTGGAACAACAACTGGGGCGAAGCGCCGGGTCGGTGAACGATTACAAGCTGGATGTTCAGGTTTCGACCGTAACGCGTGGCGCAGCAATCACCACCACAAACGAAACGCAGCGCTACACCATCGACGGAAGCGCACAATACAACCTGCGGTCCAACGCAACCGGTCAGATCATCGCCTCGGGCTCGGTGGCGGATTTTGTGTCATATTCTGCCGCAGGATCGACCGTTTCCACATTGGCGGATGAGCGCGATGCCAAGAGACGGCTGATGATGATTCTGTCGGGTCAGATCATGAACCGACTTTACGCCACACCGGATCTGGCCGCATGAAGCTGAGCCCGCGCGAGGCTGAGGGGTATTTTGCCAAGCCGGACGCGGACAAGACCGGGCTGCTTATCTATGGCGCGGATGCGATGCGGGTTGCGCTTAAGCGGCAGCAGGTGCTGGCCGCTCTGCTTGGCCCCCAAGCCGAAGAAGAAATGCGCCTGACCCGCATGCCCGGTGGCGATCTGCGTGGTGATCCCGCCCTGCTGCTGGACGCGGTCAAGGCGGTCGGCTTCTTTCCCGGTCCACGTGCCGTTTTCGTGGAAGACGCAACCGAAACCGCGGCGTCGGCAATTCTGGCCGCGCTCGAAGATTGGGCCCCCGGAGACGCCCAGATCATCGTGACCGCGGGGCAATTGAAACCCAGCTCGAAAATCCGCAAGGCGTTCGAAGGCCACCCTGCCGCCTATGCCGTCGGCATTTATGACGACCCGCCCTCACGCGCCGAAGTGGAACGGGTTCTTGCCGAGTCGGGTATGAAAAACGTGCCCCGAGATGTCATGTCTGCAATCAGCGAATTGGCAGTAAGCCTCAGCCCCGGTGATTTCGCCCAAACGATTGAAAAACTGTCTCTTTACAAACGCGGTGACAGCACTGATTTGACAATCGAAGATATCGAGGCCTGCGCCCCGCGCTCGACCGAGGCGGCGCTGGATGATGTTCTCAACGTCGTTGCCGAAGGCCGCGCCGGTGAGATCGGGCCTCTGATCCGGAGGTTGCAGGCGCAGGGCACCAATGGCGTGACTCTGTGCATCGGAGCGATGCGGCATTTTCGGACACTCTATGCCTGCGCTTCTGATCCCGGTGGTGCTGCGCAGGGCATCGGCAAGCTGCGTCCGCCGGTTTACGGCAAACGGCGTGACCGTATCCTGCGGCAGGCACAAGGTTGGGGTGCGGCCAAGCTGCAAACCGCGCTTACGGTTCTGACCGATACGGATTTGGCGCTGCGGTCTGCGGGGCAGACAGCCCCCGCAATGGCGCTGGTGGAACGCGCGATGATCCGTTTGGCGATGTTGGCGCGATCCCGCTAGGTCAATCAGCCTTTTCCAGCCAGTCGGCGGCAGACCGACCGGCCCAGCGCCCGGTCGCCAGGCAAGCCGTAAGCAGATAGCCCCCGGTCGGGGCCTCCCAATCCAGCATTTCCCCGGCGCAGAACACACCCGGCAGGGCTGTCAGCATCAGCCCGTCATCCAGCGCTGTCCGTTTGATACCACCTGCGGTCGAAATGGCTTCGTCCATCGGGCGAAGGCCGGCATGCCGGATAGGCAGCTTTTTCAACATGCTCACCTGCACGGATTGAGAGTGTCCGCCGCGTTTTGCCATTTCATGAAACAGGGCGATTTTCTGAGCAGACAAGTTCAGCGATTTTCTCATCCACTGGGACAGCGTTGTTTTCGACCGTTTCGCGGACAACCGCGCCAGCAGAGCCTGTTGGTCCAGATCAGGCGTCAGATCAGCAAACAATGGCTGCCCCGCGCGCAACGCCGGTGTCAGCGAGTACAGCCCTCCGCCTTCCAGACCGGTTCTGGAAATCGCAGCCTCTCCTCGGCTTTCCAAATCGCCTGCCATCCATCGGATCGATTTCAATGCGGCCCCGAAATGGGGCTGCATATGTGGGCTCCAATCAACGGAAATGGCTGAGTTCGCGGGTTCAAAGGGTGCTAAAGCCACGTCTTTTCCGGCCAATATCTGCGCCCAGTGACCGTCCGAGCCAAGGCGGGCCCAGCTTGCACCGCCCAGTGCCAGCACGGTGACATCCGTCGAAACACTGCGCCGCCCGTCCGGAGTGTCGAACACCGGCGCATCACTTTCCCAGCCAGTCCAACGCCAGCGGGTCCTGATCTCGACCCCGGCCTTGTCCAATCGTGCCAACCAGGCCCGCAACAAGGGCGAGGCCTTCATTGCTTCGGGAAACACGCGCCCCGTCGAGCCGACAAACAACGTCTGCCCCAACCCGCGCGCCCAGTGCTGAACAGCTTCGGCATCAAATTCAGACATGATCGGACGCAACCAATCTGCCGCTTCACCATAGGCGCGGATCAGGTCGTCAAGCGGCTCGTCCTTGGTCAGGTTCAGCCCCGATTTCCCGGCCATCAGGAGCTTGCGCGCGACCGAAGGTTTGGCCTCGGCCACCAACACGGAATGCCCGGCTGCGGCCAGCTGTTCGGCCGCCATCAACCCGGCGGGGCCTGCTCCGATCACCACTGCATGCGCCATTCGCACCCTCTTGCCTTCGCCCGTCACAGGCGCAAGTTTCACATCATCATGACGAACAGCGATCCGATCTGCCCGCTTTGCGGCCGCCCGATCCCCAATGGGGGTGGCAGCCTGCATCATCTGATCCCAAAACTCAAAGGAGGCAAGGGCGGACCTACCGTTCTGCTGCATCAGATCTGCCACAAAGAGGTGCACGCCACCCTGACCGAAGCCGAACTGGCACGCAGTTTCAACACGGTCGAGGCCCTGCGTGCGCATCCAAGGCTCGAGAAATTTTTGACTTGGGTCCGCAAACGTCCACCCGGGTTTCGTTCGAAAGTTCCGGGCAAGCGGCGCGGGCGCTGATCAACCTGGCAGGATCTGGCCGCCGACAATATCTGTGAGAGGTTCGGACAGGCCTTCGATCTCGATACCCTGAAAGTCCGGCACATGGGCGAATTGTGCGCCCGCAACATGCTGGAATTCCAACGTCGTATAGGCGCGTTTCCACAGCCATTCGCGGTTTTCAACAGCCCAAAGTTCAGAATTGGGCGGGGTTTCGTTGGTAAAGGCATAGAAATGCAGGTCAAAGCCGTAAGGGGCGACCTCCTGCATTGACAGCAACGACATGCCCCGGGCGCGCCAGAACGCGTCTTCGGAGGCAATATCGCCGGTTCGAAGGGTAATCTGACCGATCCGAGCCTGCGCAAAAGGCGCGTCGGGGTCCGCTGCATACGGCGGCCGGTTGCCTTCGAAATCATGTTGCAGCAGTTCGATGACGAACCCTTCGGGATCCGCAAGATGGCACATATAGCCGATGTCCAGAAACTGGTTCGGCGTGCTCACTGGTACGTCGAACCTGCGCAGATGAGCCGCAGCAAGATCGACATCCGGAACGGTGATTCCTATCTTCCAGTACCGCTGCCCCTTGTCATGGGTGTACCCTCCTCCACCCGGCAGCAACAAAATATCTGCGTCTGCACCGTCATAGCCGACACGGTAGCCGGTTTCTGCTGGGCCGACGGACATGCCCAGAATGTCGCGATAAAACGCGGCCAGCCGATCCGGGTCGGCGACCCGCAGGCGCAGTGCAGACAGCCTCATGAGCACAACCTTGCGATTCCCGCCGCGATCTCGGGGTCGGCGTTCACGCTGTCGGCCACCAGATCGCGTGCGGTTTGCATCAGGTGATCGGGATCCACAATTCGGTCCACGAGGCCAAATTCATACGCCTCCTGCGCGGTGATTTTCTGACCCGCCAAAAGGATCAACTTGGCCCTTGCCGGTCCGACCAGAGCCGCCAGCCGCGCGGGGTCGGACGGTTGTGGCAGAAACCCCAGCTTCATCACCGGATAGAAGAACTTGGCCGACGGCACGGCAATGCGCAGATCACAGGCCAGCGCCATACCGTTGGCCCCGCCTGCCAAAGTGCCGTTCAGTGCGGCAACGGTCAGACAGGGCAACGCGGCAATGGCGCCGGACAGCCTTTCCCAGACATCCGATTTGGCCAGACCGGCGCGCGCTTCGTCCAGATCTGCCCCAGCGCTGAACACTTTGCCCGCGCCGGTCAGGATCAACGCCTTGGCCTCTGTCGCGGATTCGGCGATCTCGGCCAGTTCCGCCAGCATGGCCCCGGTCAGGGCGTTCGCCTTGCCGGGATTGTTGATCGTGACGGTCCACAGGCCGCCTTCTTTGGTCAAATCGATCATATCAGCCCGGCCCGTTTGCGAATGTCTTCAAGCCGCAGCGAAATTTCAGTGCCAAGGAATTCATCGGCATCATCCGAGCACATCCACAACAGCGCCTGTGCGGGCCAGTCCGCGGGGATATGCACATCCCAGTCCAGCTGACTGACTGGATTTATGCCGCTGGCCTTGATCGACCGCTGCATATCGGTGGCCACCGTCCCCGGTGACAGGCCCATGGCGCGAATACCATTATGGGCTTCTTCCAGATGCAGACATTCCGTGAGCATCTTGGCCCCGGCCTTCGAGGCGCAATAATGGCTCCAGGCTTCGACCGGGTTCGATGCTGCACCGGACGAGATCGTCAGAATGCTCCCTCCTCCCGCAGCCCGCATCACCGGCAACGCCGCGCGCATCCCGTAGAAAATACCTTTCAGGTTGATGTCGATGGCCTTGCTCCACGCCTCGGTGTCAGCATTCGAGAGATGAAAGATCGGATCGATCACACCCGCGTTGCCGATCAGAACATCCAACCCACCGAACCGGTCCACGCATGTGGCCACGGCTTGTTCCACCTGCGCGAAATCGCTGACGTCACAGGCCAATGCGATGGCCTGATCGCCCAATGCGGCCGCCAGAGCGTCAATCTGGTCCTTGCTGCGAGCCACCAATGCGACATTGGCGCCGGCTGCGGCAAAAACGCGCCCTGCCTCGGCCCCAATTCCTCGGCTGGCCCCGGTTATGAGAACAGTTTTTCCCTGCATTTGCCCTTCCTCACGCATTGTAATCTCTGTCGGCTACAGCCGTAGCGCGTAAACGGGGAAAGGGTCCAGCCCTTGCCCCCTTGACGATACCCGCCACAAAACCGACCATGCGCCACAAATTGATCAAGAAGGGTTACCTTATGTCCGTTTTCCTTCGCCGCAGCTGCGGCGCTGCCCTGGCTTATGCCGTTGCCACCCAAGGGGCGTTTGCCGATCTGTCGGCCGATGACGTCTGGTCCGATTGGCAGAGCTATTTCACCTCGATGGGTTACACCGTCACAGGAGACGAAAGCACCTCGGGCGACGTCACCACGATTTCCAACATAACACTTTCAGTGGCCCTTCCCGAAGAGGACGGACGGTTTCAGATGGTCATGCCGGAAATGACACTGACCGAAAATGGTGACGGGACCGTTACCATTGACCTGCCGGAAAGCTTTCCCATGGAAATCACCGGTCAGGCCGAAGACGAAAACTTCGCAGCCACTGTCACCTATTCCCACAACCAACTGAAAATGGTCGTGTCAGGCACACCGGACGACATGACCTATGACTACAAGGCTGACAATCTGGGCGTGAAACTGGATTCGATTGAGGTCGATGGTGAGACTCTGCCCAAGGATGTGTTTGGCATCGATGTCCAAGCAAGCGATCTGTCCGGCAGCTCGCGGATGCAGATCGGTGACAATCGGAACATCAGCCAGACGTTCAACGCAGCCACGTTAACTTATGATCTGAACTTTCAGGATCCTGAAAGCGGCGAAAACGGGTTGATCAACGGTCAACTCGATCAACTGGCATTTGAGGGCAACAATGTGGTCCCGCCGGATTTTGACTTTTCGGACCCAGAAGCCTTTTACAAAGCCGGTTTTTCGTTTGACGGCACCTTCACCTATGCCGCGGGCAGCACGGATCTGAGCGGGACCAGCGAAGGTCAGGCGTTCTCGATGAACAGCACGTCCGAAGGCGGGCGTTTTGCAGCCAGCATCGATGCAGAGCGTATCGTCTATGACATTGACCAGAACAGCACGAAGATGGCCGTTACCACGGCGGGCCTGCCGTTCCCGATCGAACTTTCGATGGCCAAGGCGGGCCTGAACTTCGAATTCCCCATCCAGCAATCGGACGAGGTTCAACCCTTCGGCTTTGGGCTGAACCTGACCGATTTCACCATGTCGGACATATTGTGGGGCATTTTCGATCCTGCGGGCGCGTTGCCGCGTGATCCGGCGACGATTGCGCTGGATGCGACAGGAACCGCGAAAGTGCTGATGAATATCTTCGATCCTGAAATCGACGTCGAATCCGACGAAGCCCCGGGGGAATTGCACTCGCTGAAGATCAACGAACTGCTGGTTTCGTTGGTTGGCGCCAAACTGACCGGTGACGGTGATTTTGCTTTCGACAACACCAATACCGAAGAGTTTGATGGCCTGCCCAGCCCAAGCGGCGTGGCGAACCTTCAGCTGGTTGGCGCCAACCAGTTGATCGACACCCTGATCGGAATGGGAATCATCTCGGACGAAGACGCGCTGGGTGCCCGCATGATGATGGGTCTGATGGCAGTTCCGGGCGAAGAACCGGACACTTTGAACTCGAAGATCGAGTTCACCGAAGACGGCCAGATCCTGGCGAATGGTCAGCGTATCAAGTGACAATCAACGGAAAGGGCCGCGCAACATGCGGCCCTTTCTCTGTCCTGCCAACCCCTGCCCAAACCTCTGAAACGGCACGGGTTCACCGCGATCCTCAACGCACAATCTGGTCACAGGTCTTGCGAGACGGGCGGTCCAAGGCTAGGTCCTTGGCAATCAACCCGGAGGCCTCATGACCTGCTCACCAGAAGAAATCAGCCATCACTTGCTTGACGTGGCCCGCAAGGCAGGCGCGGACGCGGCGGATGCCATCGTTATCGACGGATCCTCTGTTTCCGTCGAAGTGCGGGGCGGCGCGCTGGAACATGCCGAACGCTCGGAAGGGACTGATTTGGGATTGCGGGTGTTTCTGGGCAAACGATCCGCCATTGTGTCCAGTTCCGACAGCCGCCCTGAAACCCTGCGCGCCATGGCGGAACGAGCTGTCGCGATGGCCAGGGAGGCCCCCGAAGATCCGTTTTCCGGACTGGCTGACAAGGACCAGCTGGTCACAGACTGGGACATAGAGTCACTGGAACTGTCAGACCCCGCCCCGGCCCCGTCTGCCGAAGCCCTGATGCAGGATGCTCTGACGGCCGAGGCCGCAGCGCTGGCCGTCGCCGGTGTCACCCAGGTGTCGGATGCGGCCGCAAGTTACGGGACCCACCATGTGCATCTGGCCGCGACAAACGGGTTCACCGGCGGATACGCGCGCAGCAGCAGGTCGGTTTCCTGTGTTGCGATCTCGGGCGAAGGCACCGGGATGGAACGGGACTATGACGGCGACAGCCGGACGTTCCAATCCGACCTGCGCAGCGCGGAAGAAATCGGGCGCACAGCAGGCGAACGCGCCGTGCAACAGGTTGGTGCGCGCAAACCTGTGACGGGAAGTTTTCCGGTGCTCTTCGACGAACGGATCTCGTCTTCGCTCATCGGCCACCTTCTGGCCGCCAGCAATGGCGCGGCGATCGCACGGGGCGCATCCTGGCTCAAGGATTGTTTGGGGCAGGACGTTCTGCCCGCGCACCTGTCCCTGATCGAAGACCCGCACCGCCCGCGCATTTCGGGCTCGCGTCCCTTTGATGCCGAGGGTCTGCCGACACAACGCCGGGCAATCGTGGAAAACGGCGTTCTGACCGGCTGGACGTTGGACCTGTCAAGCGGGCGAAAACTGGATATGGTGTCCACGGGAAATGCCGCTCGTGGGGTCTCGGGCCCGCCATCGCCCAGCAACTGGAACCTGAGCCTGACACAAGGTGACCAAAGCCGCGCCGACCTGCTGCGCGATATGGGGACCGGGTTGCTGGTCACATCCATGATCGGATCGACGATCAACCCCAATACCGGTGACTATTCAAGGGGTGCATCGGGCTTCTGGGTCGAGAATGGCGAGATCACGCATCCGGTCAATGAATGCACCATCGCAGGCAATCTGCGGGACATGCTGCGCCGGATCATCCCGGCGAACGATGCCCGCCCATACCTGTCGCGCGTGGTTCCGTCGCTTCTGATCGAAGGAATGACACTTGCCGGCAACTGATCTGCCCCTGCTGATCGAGGCGGCGCTGGAGGCCGGCAAGATCGCCACGCGCTATTCCGGCACGCAAGCACAGCGCTGGGACAAACCCGATGGCGCCGGCCCAGTGACCGAGGCAGATCTTGCCGTGAACACGATGCTGGAGGAGCGGTTGTGTTCGGTGCGACCGGGCTATGGCTGGCTAAGTGAGGAATCCGAGGATTCCACCGACCGGCTGGACCGTAACAGCACTTTCATCATCGACCCGATCGACGGCACCCGGAGCTTTGCAGAAGGCGCGCGCACCTGGGCACATTCCATAGCCGTCGCCGATAACGGCGTGGTGACGGCGGCGGTCATTTACCTGCCGATGCGGGATTTGCTGTACACGGCGGCACAGGGTCAGGGCGCCACTCTCAATGGTAAGACGATCACGACCTCGGATACCGCAGAGCTTTTGCAATCAGAAATTCTGGCCGCCAAGCCAAATCTTGACGCTCGGCACTGGCGCGACGCGCAGGCGCCAGATTTCGAACGCGCGTATCGCCCGTCACTTGCCTATCGCATGGCTTTGGTTGCGCAGGGTCGGTTCGATGGCATGCTGACCCTGCGCCCCAGTTGGGAATGGGATATTGCCGCCGGCGACCTGATCATCCGAGAGGCCGGCGGCGTGTGTTCCGACCGTACGGGTCAACGGCTGATCTTCAACAATATGCATCCCAGGTTGAACGGCGTGATCGCCGCCAGCGCCTCGATTCATCAGCAACTGTCGGCACTGCTGGATCCGGCCGGGCCGGGAATCGGAACATGAGCAAACCGCGCTCACTCAGCCTGGCCGCCTACAGGGTGTTGTCATGGGGGTTGCGCAACGGGGTTGCGCCGCAATCCAACCCGCCGCGCCCCGAAGGTGAGTTGCTATGGATCCATGTTGCCACACCGGATCGGCTGCGGGCTGTGACCGACTTCTGCCGTCGGCTGTCGCAGGTCAGGGCCAAGCTGAATTTCCTGCTGACAGCCCCCCCGGATGAGGATCTGTCCAACTGGCCGGACAGCAGGTTCCCTTTGATCAACCTGCCACAGGAACAGAGTGGCGCCGCCCGCGAGTTTATCGAATACTGGCGTCCGAACATGGGGTTGTGGGTCGGTGGCGATCTGATGCCCAACATTGTCACGCGCGCTGACGAACAGGCGATCCCGCTGGTCCTGTTCGACGCCCAATTCAGCGTCACACTGTCCCGGAACGCCCGTTGGTTGCCGGACATCACGCGGGTGACCTTTGACTGTTTCCGCAAGATTCTCACGCCATCCGCCGAGACGGCTCGACAGATCCGCCGCCTCGGAATCCAATCCGGAAAAGTTGCGGAATCACCGCCTTTGCGGATCAGCCCCAACCCCCGGCCCTGGCCAGAAGACGAACTTATCGAGACCACTCATACACTTGCCGGGCGTCCGGTTTGGCTGGCAGCATGGGTTCAGGACAAGGAATTCATCTCGGTTCTGACAGCCCACCGTCAGGCGCTGCGGATGCTGCATCGGCTGGTTCTGGTGTTGCACGTGGCAAACGAGCCGGAAGTCTCGCCGCTGAGACGGCGGCTGGAATCGATGGACCTGCGCTGCATCAACTGGGATGAAGGGGACATGATTGAAGACACCACTCAGGTCGTCCTGACATCGGACCCC
It encodes the following:
- a CDS encoding TldD/PmbA family protein; the protein is MTCSPEEISHHLLDVARKAGADAADAIVIDGSSVSVEVRGGALEHAERSEGTDLGLRVFLGKRSAIVSSSDSRPETLRAMAERAVAMAREAPEDPFSGLADKDQLVTDWDIESLELSDPAPAPSAEALMQDALTAEAAALAVAGVTQVSDAAASYGTHHVHLAATNGFTGGYARSSRSVSCVAISGEGTGMERDYDGDSRTFQSDLRSAEEIGRTAGERAVQQVGARKPVTGSFPVLFDERISSSLIGHLLAASNGAAIARGASWLKDCLGQDVLPAHLSLIEDPHRPRISGSRPFDAEGLPTQRRAIVENGVLTGWTLDLSSGRKLDMVSTGNAARGVSGPPSPSNWNLSLTQGDQSRADLLRDMGTGLLVTSMIGSTINPNTGDYSRGASGFWVENGEITHPVNECTIAGNLRDMLRRIIPANDARPYLSRVVPSLLIEGMTLAGN
- a CDS encoding enoyl-CoA hydratase/isomerase family protein, which gives rise to MIDLTKEGGLWTVTINNPGKANALTGAMLAELAEIAESATEAKALILTGAGKVFSAGADLDEARAGLAKSDVWERLSGAIAALPCLTVAALNGTLAGGANGMALACDLRIAVPSAKFFYPVMKLGFLPQPSDPARLAALVGPARAKLILLAGQKITAQEAYEFGLVDRIVDPDHLMQTARDLVADSVNADPEIAAGIARLCS
- a CDS encoding SDR family oxidoreductase, translating into MQGKTVLITGASRGIGAEAGRVFAAAGANVALVARSKDQIDALAAALGDQAIALACDVSDFAQVEQAVATCVDRFGGLDVLIGNAGVIDPIFHLSNADTEAWSKAIDINLKGIFYGMRAALPVMRAAGGGSILTISSGAASNPVEAWSHYCASKAGAKMLTECLHLEEAHNGIRAMGLSPGTVATDMQRSIKASGINPVSQLDWDVHIPADWPAQALLWMCSDDADEFLGTEISLRLEDIRKRAGLI
- a CDS encoding 3-deoxy-D-manno-octulosonic acid transferase; the protein is MSKPRSLSLAAYRVLSWGLRNGVAPQSNPPRPEGELLWIHVATPDRLRAVTDFCRRLSQVRAKLNFLLTAPPDEDLSNWPDSRFPLINLPQEQSGAAREFIEYWRPNMGLWVGGDLMPNIVTRADEQAIPLVLFDAQFSVTLSRNARWLPDITRVTFDCFRKILTPSAETARQIRRLGIQSGKVAESPPLRISPNPRPWPEDELIETTHTLAGRPVWLAAWVQDKEFISVLTAHRQALRMLHRLVLVLHVANEPEVSPLRRRLESMDLRCINWDEGDMIEDTTQVVLTSDPENLGLWHRMAPVTFMGSSLERGAGGQDPSEAIALGSAIMFGPYVHRHQEFYSSLQQVNAAKEVKTATELGDAVVQLLAPDQAAGMALAGWQLLTEGAPQADALIEMVQDILDQRSADHAGT
- a CDS encoding DUF2125 domain-containing protein — its product is MRHKLIKKGYLMSVFLRRSCGAALAYAVATQGAFADLSADDVWSDWQSYFTSMGYTVTGDESTSGDVTTISNITLSVALPEEDGRFQMVMPEMTLTENGDGTVTIDLPESFPMEITGQAEDENFAATVTYSHNQLKMVVSGTPDDMTYDYKADNLGVKLDSIEVDGETLPKDVFGIDVQASDLSGSSRMQIGDNRNISQTFNAATLTYDLNFQDPESGENGLINGQLDQLAFEGNNVVPPDFDFSDPEAFYKAGFSFDGTFTYAAGSTDLSGTSEGQAFSMNSTSEGGRFAASIDAERIVYDIDQNSTKMAVTTAGLPFPIELSMAKAGLNFEFPIQQSDEVQPFGFGLNLTDFTMSDILWGIFDPAGALPRDPATIALDATGTAKVLMNIFDPEIDVESDEAPGELHSLKINELLVSLVGAKLTGDGDFAFDNTNTEEFDGLPSPSGVANLQLVGANQLIDTLIGMGIISDEDALGARMMMGLMAVPGEEPDTLNSKIEFTEDGQILANGQRIK
- a CDS encoding 3'(2'),5'-bisphosphate nucleotidase CysQ; amino-acid sequence: MPATDLPLLIEAALEAGKIATRYSGTQAQRWDKPDGAGPVTEADLAVNTMLEERLCSVRPGYGWLSEESEDSTDRLDRNSTFIIDPIDGTRSFAEGARTWAHSIAVADNGVVTAAVIYLPMRDLLYTAAQGQGATLNGKTITTSDTAELLQSEILAAKPNLDARHWRDAQAPDFERAYRPSLAYRMALVAQGRFDGMLTLRPSWEWDIAAGDLIIREAGGVCSDRTGQRLIFNNMHPRLNGVIAASASIHQQLSALLDPAGPGIGT